A region of Streptomyces sp. R44 DNA encodes the following proteins:
- the pdhA gene encoding pyruvate dehydrogenase (acetyl-transferring) E1 component subunit alpha has translation MDSLQQRSSTVQEPPGAVTAHRHTPSPAWQPRTDPAPLLPETEPLRVLGTDAVADADPALLLRLYAELIRGRRYNAQATALTKQGRLAVYPSTTGQEACEIAAALALEERDWLFPSYRDTLAAVARGLDPVQALTLLRGDWHTGYDPHEHRIAPLCTPLATQLPHAVGLAHAARLKGDDVVALAMVGDGGTSEGDFHEALNFAAVWQAPVVFFVQNNGFAISVPLAKQTAAPSLAHKAVGYGMPGRLVDGNDAVAVHQVLTEAVARARRGGGPTLVEAVTYRIDAHTNADDATRYRADGEVEAWRAHDPILLLERELTERGLLDEDGRRAAAEAAETMAAELRERMNADPVLDPMEIFSHVYAEQTTQLREQAAQLRAELEAEGEA, from the coding sequence GTGGACTCGTTGCAACAGCGCAGTTCGACAGTCCAAGAGCCGCCCGGTGCCGTCACCGCACACCGGCACACCCCGTCGCCCGCCTGGCAGCCGCGCACGGACCCCGCGCCGCTGCTGCCCGAGACCGAGCCGCTGCGCGTGCTCGGCACGGACGCCGTGGCCGACGCCGACCCCGCGCTGCTGCTCCGGCTCTACGCGGAGCTGATCCGCGGCCGCCGGTACAACGCGCAGGCCACCGCCCTCACCAAGCAGGGCCGGCTCGCCGTGTACCCGTCCACCACCGGCCAGGAGGCGTGCGAGATCGCCGCCGCCCTCGCCCTGGAGGAGCGGGACTGGCTCTTCCCCTCGTACCGCGACACGCTCGCGGCCGTCGCCCGGGGCCTCGACCCCGTCCAGGCCCTGACCCTGCTGCGCGGCGACTGGCACACCGGGTACGACCCGCACGAGCACCGCATCGCGCCGCTCTGCACGCCGCTCGCCACCCAGCTGCCGCACGCCGTGGGCCTCGCCCACGCGGCCCGCCTCAAGGGCGACGACGTCGTCGCCCTCGCCATGGTCGGCGACGGCGGCACCAGCGAGGGCGACTTCCACGAGGCGCTGAACTTCGCCGCCGTCTGGCAGGCCCCCGTGGTCTTCTTCGTCCAGAACAACGGCTTCGCGATCTCCGTGCCGCTCGCCAAGCAGACCGCGGCCCCGTCCCTCGCCCACAAGGCCGTCGGATACGGGATGCCGGGCCGGCTCGTCGACGGCAACGACGCGGTCGCCGTCCACCAGGTGCTCACCGAGGCCGTGGCCCGCGCGCGGCGCGGCGGCGGACCCACCCTGGTCGAGGCCGTCACCTACCGGATCGACGCCCACACCAACGCCGACGACGCCACCCGCTACCGGGCGGACGGCGAGGTCGAGGCCTGGCGGGCGCACGACCCGATCCTGCTGCTCGAACGGGAACTGACGGAGCGTGGCCTGCTCGACGAGGACGGCAGGCGCGCGGCGGCGGAGGCCGCCGAGACGATGGCGGCGGAGCTGCGCGAACGGATGAACGCCGACCCGGTGCTCGACCCGATGGAAATCTTCTCCCACGTCTACGCGGAGCAGACGACACAGCTGCGCGAACAGGCGGCGCAGCTGCGCGCCGAGCTCGAAGCCGAGGGTGAGGCGTGA
- a CDS encoding Lrp/AsnC family transcriptional regulator → MAEDWERVVAPASAPVVPGVPARPLDAIDRDILRILQTDGRASIRSVAERVHVSRANAYARINRLIDDGVIRGFSARVNHERAGHGASAYITLKIVQNSWRTVREQLQALPGAAHIALVSGDFDVLLLVHTPDNRTLRELVLTKLQSIPEVLSTRTLLVFEETDLDPDHRDPGR, encoded by the coding sequence ATGGCCGAGGACTGGGAGCGGGTCGTCGCACCGGCGTCGGCACCGGTGGTCCCAGGCGTCCCGGCACGCCCGCTGGACGCCATCGACCGCGACATCCTGCGCATCCTCCAGACGGACGGCCGCGCCTCGATACGCTCCGTGGCCGAGCGGGTGCACGTCTCCCGGGCCAACGCGTACGCGCGGATCAACCGGCTCATCGACGACGGGGTGATCCGCGGCTTCAGCGCGCGCGTGAACCACGAAAGGGCGGGGCACGGCGCCTCCGCCTACATCACGCTCAAGATCGTCCAGAACTCCTGGAGGACCGTGCGCGAACAGCTCCAGGCCCTGCCGGGAGCCGCGCACATCGCCCTGGTCAGCGGCGATTTCGACGTCCTGCTGCTCGTCCACACACCGGACAACCGGACCCTGCGCGAGCTGGTGCTCACCAAGCTCCAGTCGATCCCCGAGGTGCTCTCCACCCGGACCCTGCTGGTCTTCGAGGAGACGGACCTGGACCCGGACCACCGCGACCCGGGCCGCTGA
- a CDS encoding TetR/AcrR family transcriptional regulator, producing the protein MTTAKRDTYTPETLLSVAVRVFNERGYDGTSMEHLSKAAGISKSSIYHHVSGKEELLRRAVSRALDGLFAILDEPGAGRGRAVDRVEYVTRRTVEVLIAELPYVTLLLRVRGNTATERWAMERRREFDHKVADLLKAAAAEGDLRADVDIRLATRLLFGMINSLVEWYRPHPDATAEREQLAETVVHLAFDGLRTAR; encoded by the coding sequence ATGACCACGGCGAAGCGCGACACGTACACCCCCGAGACGCTGCTCTCGGTCGCGGTGCGGGTCTTCAACGAGCGCGGTTACGACGGCACGTCGATGGAGCACCTGTCCAAGGCGGCCGGCATCTCGAAGTCCTCGATCTACCACCACGTCTCCGGCAAGGAGGAGCTGCTGCGGCGCGCGGTCAGCCGGGCGCTCGACGGGCTCTTCGCGATCCTCGACGAGCCGGGGGCCGGGCGCGGCCGGGCCGTCGACCGGGTCGAGTACGTCACGCGGCGCACCGTCGAGGTGCTGATAGCGGAGCTGCCGTACGTGACGCTGCTGCTGCGGGTGCGGGGCAACACGGCCACCGAGCGGTGGGCGATGGAGCGGCGCCGCGAGTTCGACCACAAGGTGGCCGATCTGCTGAAGGCGGCCGCCGCCGAGGGCGACCTGCGGGCGGACGTGGACATCCGGCTCGCGACCCGGCTCCTCTTCGGCATGATCAACTCGCTGGTGGAGTGGTACCGGCCGCACCCGGACGCGACGGCCGAGCGGGAGCAGCTCGCCGAGACCGTCGTCCACCTGGCCTTCGACGGGCTGCGGACGGCCCGCTGA
- a CDS encoding 3-hydroxyacyl-CoA dehydrogenase: MSANVTVRGSDDVTASETAAEKQDRTAAEERGGEAVGRDRTVAVVGTGTMGQGIAQVALVAGHPVRLYDSAPGRAAEAVAALTARLDRLVEKGRLDAVAREAAVGRLHAAEDPAELADAALVIEAIVEDLAVKQRLFTDLEKIVGDDTVLATNTSSLSVTAIAGGLRLPGRFVGLHFFNPAPLLPLVEVVSGFATDADVATRAYETVKGWGKTPVRCADTPGFIVNRVARPFYAEALRVYEEGGADPATIDAALRECGGFRMGPFELTDLIGQDVNEAVTRSVWESFYQDPKFTPSLAQRRLVESGRLGRKSGHGWFSYAEGAERPEPHTAPPAKAPEWITVCGDLGPADPLVGLFEAAGITVLSKKGGAHIELPGGAELSLADGETSFEYDEEAIVYFDLAYDYAAASRIVLSAREDIDPAVLAEAVGLFQALGKKVSVIGDVPGMIVARTVAMLADVAVDAVDRGVATAEDVDTAMRLGVNYPAGPLEWSGKVGHRRTCGLLQELHKRYATGRYAPGLGLVRRAAAEDAEDSR, encoded by the coding sequence ATGAGCGCCAACGTGACCGTCAGGGGGAGCGACGACGTGACCGCCAGTGAGACCGCCGCCGAGAAGCAGGACCGCACCGCCGCCGAGGAGCGGGGCGGCGAGGCCGTCGGACGGGACCGCACCGTCGCCGTCGTCGGCACCGGGACCATGGGCCAGGGCATCGCCCAGGTCGCGCTGGTCGCCGGCCACCCCGTGCGCCTCTACGACAGCGCCCCCGGCCGGGCCGCCGAGGCCGTCGCCGCACTCACCGCCCGCCTGGACCGGCTCGTGGAGAAGGGCCGCCTCGACGCCGTCGCCCGGGAGGCCGCCGTCGGCCGGCTGCACGCGGCCGAGGACCCCGCGGAGCTCGCGGACGCCGCGCTCGTGATCGAGGCGATCGTCGAGGACCTCGCGGTCAAGCAGCGGCTCTTCACCGACCTGGAGAAGATCGTCGGCGACGACACCGTCCTCGCCACGAACACCTCCTCCCTCTCCGTCACCGCCATCGCGGGAGGCCTGCGGCTGCCCGGCCGGTTCGTCGGTCTGCACTTCTTCAACCCGGCACCGCTGCTCCCCCTCGTCGAGGTCGTCAGCGGCTTCGCCACCGACGCGGACGTCGCCACGCGCGCGTACGAGACGGTCAAGGGCTGGGGCAAGACGCCGGTGCGCTGCGCGGACACCCCCGGCTTCATCGTGAACCGGGTCGCCCGCCCCTTCTACGCCGAGGCGCTGCGCGTCTACGAGGAGGGCGGGGCCGACCCCGCCACCATCGACGCGGCGCTGCGCGAGTGCGGCGGCTTCCGGATGGGGCCCTTCGAGCTGACCGACCTGATCGGCCAGGACGTGAACGAGGCCGTCACCCGGTCGGTGTGGGAGTCCTTCTACCAGGACCCGAAGTTCACGCCCTCGCTCGCGCAGCGCCGGCTCGTCGAGTCGGGACGCCTCGGCCGCAAGTCGGGGCACGGCTGGTTCTCGTACGCGGAGGGCGCCGAGCGGCCCGAACCGCACACGGCGCCGCCCGCGAAGGCGCCCGAGTGGATCACCGTCTGCGGTGACCTCGGGCCGGCGGATCCGCTGGTGGGGCTCTTCGAGGCGGCCGGAATCACCGTCCTGTCCAAGAAGGGCGGCGCGCACATCGAGCTGCCGGGCGGCGCCGAGCTCAGCCTCGCGGACGGCGAGACCTCCTTCGAGTACGACGAGGAGGCCATCGTCTACTTCGACCTCGCGTACGACTACGCGGCCGCGAGCCGGATCGTGCTGTCGGCCCGCGAGGACATCGACCCCGCCGTCCTCGCCGAGGCGGTGGGCCTCTTCCAGGCGCTCGGCAAGAAGGTCTCCGTGATCGGGGACGTGCCGGGCATGATCGTGGCCCGTACGGTCGCGATGCTGGCCGACGTGGCGGTCGACGCGGTCGACCGGGGCGTCGCGACCGCCGAGGACGTGGACACGGCGATGCGGCTCGGGGTCAACTACCCGGCCGGACCGCTGGAGTGGTCCGGGAAGGTCGGCCACCGGCGTACCTGCGGACTGCTCCAGGAGCTGCACAAGCGGTACGCGACCGGCCGGTACGCGCCGGGGCTCGGCCTCGTGCGCCGGGCGGCCGCCGAGGACGCGGAGGACTCCCGATGA
- the paaN gene encoding phenylacetic acid degradation protein PaaN: MATAQLTTDRLAEKHRSTLDQALATIRTRAYWSPYPEHPKAYGADGSLDAAAGLAAHQSALNTRFDLDQPGTDGWTGGETSPYGPSLGIEYPHADLDVLLPAMRAGMGAWRDAGAETRALVCLEILARISARTHEFAHAVMHTSGQAFMMAFQAGGPHAQDRGLEAVAYAYEEQTRTPAGRADWSKPQGKRDPLELSKEFTPVGRGIALVIGCNTFPTWNGYPGLFASLATGNPVVVKPHPRAVLPLALTVQVAREVLAEAGFDPNLVTLAVERPGEGIAKTLAVRPEIRIIDYTGSTAFGDWLEANARQAQVYTEKAGVNTVVVDSTDNYKGMLANLAFSLSLYSGQMCTTPQNLLIPRDGITTDQGPKSYDEVVADLAAAVGGLLGDDARANGLLGALVNPDVKARLEAAAGLGEVALASREVVNPEYPDAVVRTPVIVKLDGSKPDAQAAYFSECFGPVSFAVSVDSTDDALELLRRTVREKGAMTVGAYTTSADTERAVEEVCLEESAQLSLNLTGGVYVNQTAAFSDFHGSGGNPAANAALCDGAFVSNRFRVVEVRRQA, translated from the coding sequence ATGGCCACCGCTCAGCTGACCACCGACCGTCTGGCCGAGAAGCACCGGTCCACACTCGACCAGGCGCTCGCCACCATCCGCACCCGCGCCTACTGGTCGCCGTACCCCGAGCACCCGAAGGCGTACGGCGCGGACGGCTCGCTCGACGCGGCCGCGGGCCTCGCCGCCCACCAGTCCGCGCTGAACACCCGCTTCGACCTCGACCAGCCCGGCACGGACGGCTGGACCGGCGGCGAGACCTCGCCGTACGGCCCCTCGCTCGGCATCGAGTACCCGCACGCCGACCTCGACGTGCTGCTCCCGGCGATGCGCGCCGGCATGGGTGCCTGGCGGGACGCCGGCGCCGAGACCCGCGCCCTGGTCTGCCTGGAGATCCTCGCCCGGATCTCCGCCCGCACCCACGAGTTCGCCCACGCCGTCATGCACACCAGCGGCCAGGCGTTCATGATGGCGTTCCAGGCCGGCGGCCCGCACGCCCAGGACCGCGGCCTGGAGGCCGTGGCGTACGCGTACGAGGAGCAGACCCGCACGCCCGCCGGTCGGGCCGACTGGTCCAAGCCGCAGGGCAAGCGCGACCCCCTGGAGCTGAGCAAGGAGTTCACCCCGGTCGGCCGCGGCATCGCCCTGGTCATCGGCTGCAACACCTTCCCCACGTGGAACGGCTACCCGGGCCTGTTCGCCTCCCTCGCCACCGGAAACCCGGTCGTGGTCAAGCCGCACCCGCGCGCGGTGCTGCCGCTCGCGCTGACGGTGCAGGTCGCCCGCGAGGTGCTCGCCGAGGCCGGCTTCGACCCGAACCTGGTCACGCTCGCCGTCGAGCGCCCCGGCGAGGGCATCGCCAAGACCCTGGCCGTCCGCCCCGAGATCCGGATCATCGACTACACCGGCTCCACCGCCTTCGGCGACTGGCTGGAGGCCAACGCCCGGCAGGCCCAGGTCTACACCGAGAAGGCCGGCGTCAACACGGTCGTGGTCGACTCCACGGACAACTACAAGGGCATGCTGGCCAACCTGGCCTTCTCGCTGTCCCTGTACAGCGGCCAGATGTGCACCACCCCGCAGAACCTGCTGATCCCCCGCGACGGCATCACCACCGACCAGGGCCCCAAGTCGTACGACGAGGTCGTCGCCGACCTCGCGGCGGCGGTCGGCGGCCTGCTCGGCGACGACGCCCGGGCGAACGGTCTGCTCGGCGCCCTGGTCAACCCGGACGTGAAGGCACGCCTGGAGGCCGCCGCCGGGCTCGGCGAGGTCGCCCTGGCCTCCCGCGAGGTGGTCAACCCCGAGTACCCGGACGCGGTGGTCCGCACGCCCGTCATCGTGAAGCTGGACGGCTCCAAGCCGGACGCCCAGGCCGCGTACTTCTCGGAGTGCTTCGGCCCGGTCTCCTTCGCCGTCTCGGTGGACTCCACCGACGACGCCCTGGAGCTGCTGCGCCGCACGGTCCGCGAGAAGGGCGCCATGACGGTCGGCGCCTACACGACCTCGGCGGACACCGAGCGCGCGGTGGAGGAGGTCTGCCTGGAGGAGTCGGCCCAGCTCTCGCTGAACCTGACGGGCGGGGTGTACGTGAACCAGACGGCCGCGTTCTCCGACTTCCACGGCTCGGGCGGCAACCCGGCGGCGAACGCCGCGCTGTGCGACGGCGCCTTCGTCTCCAACCGCTTCCGGGTGGTGGAGGTCCGCCGCCAGGCCTGA
- a CDS encoding TrmH family RNA methyltransferase, with protein MSTTQEQPEPVQYDEGFGPEIGVGPHPEPWPRDERYDPELLADGDRRNVVDRYRYWTREAVVADLDTRRHDFHVAVENWGHDFNIGSVVRTANAFLAKEVHIVGRRRWNRRGAMVTDRYQHVRHHPDTESLTSWAAAEGIPVIGIDNLPGAVPLERTVLPRRCVLLFGQEGPGLTEEARAHVEMVCSIAQFGSTRSINAGAAAAIAMHAWVQRYAEIEAQ; from the coding sequence GTGAGCACCACGCAAGAACAGCCCGAGCCGGTCCAGTACGACGAGGGGTTCGGCCCCGAGATCGGCGTCGGGCCGCACCCGGAGCCGTGGCCGCGGGACGAGCGGTACGACCCCGAGCTGCTCGCCGACGGCGACCGGCGCAACGTCGTGGACCGCTATCGGTACTGGACGCGCGAGGCGGTCGTCGCCGACCTGGACACCCGCCGCCACGACTTCCACGTGGCGGTGGAGAACTGGGGCCACGACTTCAACATCGGCTCGGTGGTGCGGACCGCCAACGCGTTCCTGGCGAAGGAGGTCCACATCGTGGGCCGGCGCCGCTGGAACCGGCGGGGCGCCATGGTCACCGACCGCTACCAGCACGTCCGGCACCACCCGGACACCGAGTCGCTGACCTCGTGGGCGGCGGCCGAGGGCATCCCGGTCATCGGCATCGACAACCTGCCGGGCGCCGTCCCGCTGGAGCGGACCGTGCTGCCCCGCCGCTGTGTGCTGCTCTTCGGGCAGGAGGGGCCGGGGCTCACGGAGGAGGCCCGCGCCCACGTGGAGATGGTCTGCTCGATCGCCCAGTTCGGCTCGACCCGGTCGATCAACGCGGGCGCCGCGGCCGCGATCGCCATGCACGCGTGGGTGCAGCGGTACGCGGAGATCGAGGCACAGTAG
- a CDS encoding HTTM domain-containing protein gives MSTSHATRACVREPFDRRLARGVQAVTGRSLAPYQSAIVRIGFSLTWLVFLLRELPYRHLLYGPDSPWSWEMARRLIDDNKAFTALMWSDGGVWFEIVYGLAVLSAALLLVGWRTRAVSVVFMVGVLSLQNRSVFVGDGGDNVLHLVSIYLVFTRCGRVWSLDARRAAREARAAEAGEAPRRDVVGPLLWVVLGGFLLAATWFSDVTGEWWVPVLLWVLWLGNGLWWLVCRLAPGEPRTLLDALANLAHNAVLAVLMVEVCLIYATAGWYKIQGSRWQEGTALFYPLHLDYFSPWPGLSDLLGSSGIMVMLLTYGTVIVQVAFPFTLFNRKVKNVLLVVMMMEHAGIAVLLGLPVFSLAMISADAVFLPTAFLVWLGARVVKGRDRLLKRTPAGSSAGSSAGTSAGIPAEGSAEALPEQRRTGEEPGPRTLVG, from the coding sequence ATGAGCACCTCCCACGCCACGCGCGCGTGTGTCCGCGAGCCCTTCGACCGCCGGCTCGCCCGCGGGGTGCAGGCCGTCACGGGCCGCTCCCTCGCCCCGTACCAGAGCGCGATCGTACGGATCGGCTTCTCGCTGACCTGGCTGGTCTTCCTGCTGCGCGAGCTGCCCTACCGGCACCTGCTGTACGGTCCCGACTCCCCCTGGTCGTGGGAGATGGCGCGCCGGCTGATCGACGACAACAAGGCCTTCACCGCGCTCATGTGGTCGGACGGCGGGGTCTGGTTCGAGATCGTCTACGGGCTTGCGGTGCTGTCCGCCGCGCTGCTCCTGGTGGGCTGGCGCACCCGGGCCGTGTCCGTGGTCTTCATGGTCGGCGTGCTCTCGCTGCAGAACCGGTCCGTCTTCGTGGGCGACGGCGGCGACAACGTCCTGCACCTCGTCTCGATCTACCTGGTGTTCACCCGCTGTGGCCGGGTGTGGTCGCTCGATGCCCGCCGGGCGGCCCGTGAGGCCCGCGCGGCCGAGGCCGGGGAGGCCCCGCGCCGCGATGTCGTCGGACCGCTGCTGTGGGTCGTGCTCGGCGGCTTCCTCCTCGCCGCCACGTGGTTCAGCGACGTCACCGGCGAGTGGTGGGTGCCGGTGCTGCTGTGGGTGCTGTGGCTCGGGAACGGCCTGTGGTGGCTGGTCTGCCGGCTGGCGCCCGGGGAGCCGCGGACCCTGCTGGACGCCCTCGCCAACCTCGCGCACAACGCCGTCCTCGCCGTGCTCATGGTGGAGGTCTGCCTGATCTACGCCACGGCCGGCTGGTACAAGATCCAGGGCTCGCGCTGGCAGGAGGGGACGGCGCTGTTCTACCCGCTCCACCTGGACTACTTCTCGCCCTGGCCGGGCCTGTCCGATCTGCTCGGGTCCAGCGGGATCATGGTGATGCTGCTGACCTACGGCACGGTGATCGTCCAGGTCGCGTTCCCGTTCACGCTCTTCAACCGCAAGGTCAAGAACGTCCTGCTCGTCGTGATGATGATGGAGCACGCCGGGATCGCGGTCCTTCTCGGACTGCCGGTCTTCTCGCTCGCGATGATCTCCGCCGACGCCGTGTTCCTGCCGACCGCGTTCCTGGTCTGGCTGGGCGCCCGGGTGGTGAAGGGGAGGGACCGGCTGCTGAAGCGGACCCCCGCCGGGTCCTCCGCCGGGTCCTCCGCCGGGACCTCCGCGGGGATCCCGGCCGAGGGTTCTGCCGAGGCGCTGCCCGAGCAGCGCCGTACGGGTGAGGAGCCCGGTCCCCGTACCCTCGTCGGGTGA
- a CDS encoding DUF5819 family protein gives MDAYVEKDAVEVSDDGRRPPEDPPISPPETPGTAAGTEGGSKGTGRTGTAGTGIMALSLPYQVVVAVALAVVAVFTCVHLAMVFLHVAPSNTLTKRHGEAVDDWIYPEFEQNWKLFAPNPLQTNVSVEVRAELADADGGRGTTGWIDLTAQDAEAIRHNPLPSHSQQNQLRRAVDFYLNTHNDANRPNGLRGTLSEQYMRRLAMLRLDDLKRRDGRPIGPDVRRIQLRTVSRSVPSPRWSTEKTRSNPSYRDLPWWRITDADRAAGAAASSTEAGR, from the coding sequence ATGGACGCGTACGTCGAAAAGGACGCGGTCGAGGTGAGTGACGACGGGCGGAGACCCCCGGAGGACCCGCCGATCAGCCCTCCTGAGACCCCGGGCACCGCTGCCGGAACCGAGGGCGGAAGCAAGGGAACCGGGCGCACCGGGACCGCCGGCACCGGGATCATGGCCCTCTCGCTGCCGTACCAGGTCGTCGTCGCCGTCGCGCTCGCCGTCGTCGCGGTGTTCACCTGCGTGCACCTGGCGATGGTCTTCCTGCACGTGGCGCCGTCCAACACGCTGACCAAGCGGCACGGCGAGGCCGTCGACGACTGGATCTACCCGGAGTTCGAGCAGAACTGGAAGCTCTTCGCGCCCAATCCGCTCCAGACGAACGTCTCCGTCGAGGTCCGTGCCGAGCTCGCCGACGCCGACGGCGGCCGCGGCACCACCGGCTGGATCGACCTCACCGCGCAGGACGCCGAGGCCATCCGCCACAACCCGCTGCCCAGCCACTCGCAGCAGAACCAGCTCCGCAGGGCCGTGGACTTCTACCTCAACACGCACAACGACGCCAACCGCCCCAACGGGCTGCGCGGCACCCTCTCGGAGCAGTACATGCGCCGGCTCGCGATGCTCAGGCTCGACGACCTCAAGCGCCGCGACGGGCGCCCCATCGGACCCGACGTGCGGCGCATCCAGCTCCGCACCGTCTCCCGGTCCGTCCCCTCCCCCCGATGGAGCACCGAGAAGACGCGGTCCAACCCGTCCTACCGCGACCTCCCGTGGTGGAGGATCACCGATGCCGACCGGGCCGCCGGTGCCGCCGCGAGCAGCACGGAGGCGGGCCGATGA
- the paaA gene encoding 1,2-phenylacetyl-CoA epoxidase subunit PaaA, giving the protein MTAVTAGTAGTTGVPGVSDTAAAAEQAAYEAVFDAAVAADERIEPRDWMPEAYRASLVRQIAQHAHSEIIGMQPEANWITRAPSLRRKAILMAKVQDEAGHGLYLYSAAETLGTSRDELLDKLHSGRQKYSSIFNYPTLTWADVGAIGWLVDGAAITNQVPLCRCSYGPYARAMVRVCKEESFHQRQGYEALLALSNGTEAQHAMAQDAVDRWWWPSLMMFGPPDDESTHTAQAMAWKIKRHSNDELRQRFVDIAVPQAEALGLTLPDPDIRWNEERGHYDFGPIDWTEFWDVLKGNGPCNDQRLSKRRQAHEDGAWVREAAAAYAEKHTGKHGEAQA; this is encoded by the coding sequence ATGACCGCAGTGACGGCAGGGACGGCAGGGACCACGGGCGTGCCCGGCGTGTCGGACACGGCCGCGGCGGCGGAGCAGGCCGCCTACGAGGCCGTGTTCGACGCCGCCGTCGCCGCCGACGAACGGATCGAGCCGCGCGACTGGATGCCCGAGGCCTACCGGGCCTCGCTCGTCCGCCAGATCGCGCAGCACGCCCACTCCGAGATCATCGGCATGCAGCCCGAGGCGAACTGGATCACCCGGGCGCCCTCCCTGCGGCGCAAGGCGATCCTCATGGCCAAGGTGCAGGACGAGGCCGGCCACGGCCTGTACCTGTACAGCGCGGCCGAGACCCTCGGCACCAGCCGCGACGAGCTGCTCGACAAGCTGCACTCCGGCCGCCAGAAGTACTCCTCGATCTTCAACTACCCCACGCTGACCTGGGCCGACGTCGGCGCGATCGGCTGGCTGGTCGACGGCGCCGCGATCACCAACCAGGTCCCGCTCTGCCGCTGCTCCTACGGCCCGTACGCCCGCGCGATGGTCAGGGTCTGCAAGGAGGAGTCCTTCCACCAGCGCCAGGGCTACGAGGCACTGCTCGCCCTGTCGAACGGCACCGAGGCCCAGCACGCCATGGCCCAGGACGCGGTGGACCGCTGGTGGTGGCCCTCGCTGATGATGTTCGGCCCGCCGGACGACGAGTCGACGCACACCGCCCAGGCGATGGCCTGGAAGATCAAGCGCCACTCCAACGACGAACTGCGCCAGCGCTTCGTCGACATCGCCGTCCCGCAGGCCGAGGCCCTCGGCCTCACCCTCCCCGACCCCGACATCCGGTGGAACGAGGAGCGCGGGCACTACGACTTCGGCCCGATCGACTGGACCGAGTTCTGGGACGTCCTCAAGGGGAACGGCCCCTGCAACGACCAGCGGCTCAGCAAGCGGCGCCAGGCCCACGAGGACGGCGCCTGGGTCAGAGAAGCGGCGGCGGCCTACGCGGAGAAGCACACCGGAAAGCACGGGGAGGCACAGGCATGA
- the paaB gene encoding 1,2-phenylacetyl-CoA epoxidase subunit PaaB: MTTDGWPLWEVFVRSRRGLSHTHAGSLHAPDAEMALRNARDLYTRRSEGVSLWVVPSAAITASSPDEKDPFFEPAADKPYRHPTFYEIPEGVKHL, from the coding sequence ATGACGACCGACGGTTGGCCGCTGTGGGAGGTGTTCGTGCGCTCCCGCCGCGGGCTGTCCCACACCCACGCGGGCAGTCTCCACGCACCCGACGCGGAGATGGCCCTGCGCAACGCCCGCGACCTCTACACCCGCCGGTCCGAAGGCGTGTCCCTCTGGGTCGTCCCCTCGGCGGCGATCACCGCCTCCTCGCCCGACGAGAAGGACCCGTTCTTCGAGCCGGCCGCGGACAAGCCCTACCGCCACCCGACCTTCTACGAGATCCCGGAGGGGGTGAAGCACCTGTGA
- the paaC gene encoding 1,2-phenylacetyl-CoA epoxidase subunit PaaC yields the protein MTGTTDTHTDAVTAAAALALGDDALVLSHRLGEWAGSAPVLEEEVALANIALDLLGQARVLLSLAGDEDELAYLREERSFRNSQLVEQPNGDFAHTIARQLYFSTYQHLLYGQLATGDGPFAGLAGKAVKEVAYHQDHAEHWTLRLGDGTPESHQRMQRACDALWRYTGELFQPVDGLDLDLPALETAWLDSVTDVLGRACLTVPSGPRTGAWSAGAGRQGLHTEPFGRMLAEMQHLHRSHPGATW from the coding sequence GTGACCGGCACCACCGACACCCACACCGACGCCGTCACCGCCGCCGCGGCACTCGCCCTCGGCGACGACGCCCTCGTCCTCTCCCACCGCCTGGGGGAGTGGGCCGGCTCCGCCCCCGTCCTGGAGGAGGAGGTCGCCCTGGCCAACATCGCCCTCGACCTCCTCGGCCAGGCCCGGGTCCTCCTCTCCCTCGCCGGGGACGAGGACGAACTGGCCTACCTCCGCGAGGAGCGCTCCTTCCGGAACAGCCAGCTGGTCGAGCAGCCGAACGGCGACTTCGCCCACACCATCGCCCGGCAGCTCTACTTCTCCACCTACCAGCACCTCCTGTACGGACAGCTGGCCACCGGCGACGGCCCCTTCGCCGGCCTCGCCGGCAAGGCCGTCAAGGAGGTCGCCTACCACCAGGACCACGCCGAGCACTGGACCCTCCGCCTCGGCGACGGCACCCCCGAGAGCCACCAGCGGATGCAGCGGGCCTGCGACGCCCTCTGGCGCTACACCGGCGAACTGTTCCAGCCCGTCGACGGCCTCGACCTGGACCTCCCCGCCCTGGAGACCGCCTGGCTCGACTCGGTCACCGACGTCCTCGGCCGGGCCTGCCTCACCGTCCCCTCCGGACCGCGCACGGGCGCCTGGAGCGCGGGCGCCGGCCGACAGGGCCTGCACACCGAACCCTTCGGACGGATGCTCGCCGAGATGCAGCACCTGCACCGCAGCCACCCGGGGGCGACATGGTGA